One genomic region from Eublepharis macularius isolate TG4126 chromosome 18, MPM_Emac_v1.0, whole genome shotgun sequence encodes:
- the ADPGK gene encoding ADP-dependent glucokinase isoform X2, with the protein MWHKSVCVALLALATGYVFLLDPDLPDSVREYISSSFLYQLRGDLASPERRMAAAWNSLIIQPAKQWNKVAVGVNACVDVVLSGVKLLQALGLDSGKGQDHSVLQSMTDLKEAFAHFMGKGAAAERFFSDVKSFHHIAQTASEYPGAQLYVGGNAALIGQKIAVNPDLKVLLCGPIGPKLHELLDENIIVPPESLQELDEFHLILEYRAGEEWGQLRAPNANRFIFSHDLTNGAMNMLEVFVSSLEEFQPDLVVLSGLHMMDGQSKEVRQKRLLEAVAAISDIPTDVPVHLELASMTDPDFMSEIIHQVFPLVDSIGLNEQELLFLTQAAAGPHATLISWNGIPDVGIVSDILFWILKEYGRTPKKASDLTRIHFHTLAYHILATVDGYWANQVAAVAAGARVASTQACAVETIDTDRVFLKAPREFATSQMGESSTVSLNPSEPVSEWHRDGISFHYTPVLVCKDPLRTVGLGDAISAEGLLYSEISSQ; encoded by the exons ATGTGGCACAAGTCGGTGTGTGTGGCCTTGCTGGCTTTGGCAACGGGCTACGTCTTCTTGCTGGATCCTGATCTGCCAGACTCAGTGCGGGAGTACATCTCGTCCTCCTTCCTGTACCAGCTGCGGGGGGACCTCGCATCCCCAGAGAGAAGAATGGCGGCTGCTTGGAACTCACTTATCATCCAGCCCGCCAAGCAGTGGAACAAAGTTGCTGTTGG AGTCAATGCTTGTGTAGATGTGGTCCTTTCGGGTGTGAAGTTGTTGCAGGCCCTTGGTCTAGATTCCGGAAAGGGACAAGACCACTCAGTCTTGCAGTCCATGACAGATTTGAAGGAAGCCTTTGCTCATTTCATGGGAAAGGGTGCTGCTGCGGAGCGGTTCTTCAGTGATGTGAAGTCTTTCCACCATATTGCACAGACTGCTTCCGAGTATCCTGGGGCACAG CTATACGTGGGAGGAAATGCTGCTCTTATTGGACAGAAAATCGCGGTGAACCCAGACCTGAAG GTTCTGTTGTGTGGCCCGATTGGTCCTAAACTCCACGAACTGCTGGATGAAAACATAATTGTCCCTCCAGAATCCTTGCAAGAGCTGGATGAATTTCATCTGATTCTGGAGTATCGAGCAG GAGAAGAGTGGGGGCAGCTGAGAGCCCCGAATGCCAACCGCTTCATCTTCTCCCATGATCTGACCAATGGAGCCATGAACATGCTGGAAGTGTTTGTGTCCAGTCTGGAGGAGTTTCAGCCAGACTTGGTGGTGCTCTCTGGTCTTCATATGATGGATGGCCAGAGCAAGGAGGTGCGTCAGAAAAGGCTCCTGGAG GCTGTGGCTGCCATCTCTGACATCCCCACCGATGTCCCTGTGCACCTAGAGCTGGCCAGTATGACCGACCCAGACTTTATGAGTGAGATAATCCATCAG GTCTTCCCTCTTGTGGACTCAATTGGCTTGAATGAACAGGAACTACTTTTCCTCACTCAAGCAGCTGCCGGACCGCACGCCACACTGATATCCTGGAACGGAATCCCAGATGTGGGCATCGTCAGTGACATCCTTTTCTGGATCCTGAAGGAATACGGAAGGACTCCAAAGAAGGCATCGGATCTGACTCGGATCCATTTTCACACATTGGCTTATCATATCCTGGCTACCGTGGATGGCTACTGGGCCAACCAGGTTGCAGCTGTCGCTGCGGGTGCCAGAGTGGCCAGCACACAAGCTTGTGCCGTGGAGACCATTGACACGGACAGAGTCTTCCTTAAAGCTCCAAGGGAGTTTGCCACTTCCCAGATGGGGGAGTCTTCTACAGTCTCTTTGAATCCTAGTGAGCCTGTGTCAGAGTGGCACAGGGATGGTATCTCGTTCCACTACACTCCAGTCCTGGTGTGCAAGGATCCTCTGAGGACCGTTGGCCTTGGTGATGCCATTTCTGCCGAAGGACTCCTTTATTCAGAAATCTCTTCTCAGTAA
- the ADPGK gene encoding ADP-dependent glucokinase isoform X1 — protein MWHKSVCVALLALATGYVFLLDPDLPDSVREYISSSFLYQLRGDLASPERRMAAAWNSLIIQPAKQWNKVAVGVNACVDVVLSGVKLLQALGLDSGKGQDHSVLQSMTDLKEAFAHFMGKGAAAERFFSDVKSFHHIAQTASEYPGAQLYVGGNAALIGQKIAVNPDLKVLLCGPIGPKLHELLDENIIVPPESLQELDEFHLILEYRAGEEWGQLRAPNANRFIFSHDLTNGAMNMLEVFVSSLEEFQPDLVVLSGLHMMDGQSKEVRQKRLLEAVAAISDIPTDVPVHLELASMTDPDFMSEIIHQQVFPLVDSIGLNEQELLFLTQAAAGPHATLISWNGIPDVGIVSDILFWILKEYGRTPKKASDLTRIHFHTLAYHILATVDGYWANQVAAVAAGARVASTQACAVETIDTDRVFLKAPREFATSQMGESSTVSLNPSEPVSEWHRDGISFHYTPVLVCKDPLRTVGLGDAISAEGLLYSEISSQ, from the exons ATGTGGCACAAGTCGGTGTGTGTGGCCTTGCTGGCTTTGGCAACGGGCTACGTCTTCTTGCTGGATCCTGATCTGCCAGACTCAGTGCGGGAGTACATCTCGTCCTCCTTCCTGTACCAGCTGCGGGGGGACCTCGCATCCCCAGAGAGAAGAATGGCGGCTGCTTGGAACTCACTTATCATCCAGCCCGCCAAGCAGTGGAACAAAGTTGCTGTTGG AGTCAATGCTTGTGTAGATGTGGTCCTTTCGGGTGTGAAGTTGTTGCAGGCCCTTGGTCTAGATTCCGGAAAGGGACAAGACCACTCAGTCTTGCAGTCCATGACAGATTTGAAGGAAGCCTTTGCTCATTTCATGGGAAAGGGTGCTGCTGCGGAGCGGTTCTTCAGTGATGTGAAGTCTTTCCACCATATTGCACAGACTGCTTCCGAGTATCCTGGGGCACAG CTATACGTGGGAGGAAATGCTGCTCTTATTGGACAGAAAATCGCGGTGAACCCAGACCTGAAG GTTCTGTTGTGTGGCCCGATTGGTCCTAAACTCCACGAACTGCTGGATGAAAACATAATTGTCCCTCCAGAATCCTTGCAAGAGCTGGATGAATTTCATCTGATTCTGGAGTATCGAGCAG GAGAAGAGTGGGGGCAGCTGAGAGCCCCGAATGCCAACCGCTTCATCTTCTCCCATGATCTGACCAATGGAGCCATGAACATGCTGGAAGTGTTTGTGTCCAGTCTGGAGGAGTTTCAGCCAGACTTGGTGGTGCTCTCTGGTCTTCATATGATGGATGGCCAGAGCAAGGAGGTGCGTCAGAAAAGGCTCCTGGAG GCTGTGGCTGCCATCTCTGACATCCCCACCGATGTCCCTGTGCACCTAGAGCTGGCCAGTATGACCGACCCAGACTTTATGAGTGAGATAATCCATCAG CAGGTCTTCCCTCTTGTGGACTCAATTGGCTTGAATGAACAGGAACTACTTTTCCTCACTCAAGCAGCTGCCGGACCGCACGCCACACTGATATCCTGGAACGGAATCCCAGATGTGGGCATCGTCAGTGACATCCTTTTCTGGATCCTGAAGGAATACGGAAGGACTCCAAAGAAGGCATCGGATCTGACTCGGATCCATTTTCACACATTGGCTTATCATATCCTGGCTACCGTGGATGGCTACTGGGCCAACCAGGTTGCAGCTGTCGCTGCGGGTGCCAGAGTGGCCAGCACACAAGCTTGTGCCGTGGAGACCATTGACACGGACAGAGTCTTCCTTAAAGCTCCAAGGGAGTTTGCCACTTCCCAGATGGGGGAGTCTTCTACAGTCTCTTTGAATCCTAGTGAGCCTGTGTCAGAGTGGCACAGGGATGGTATCTCGTTCCACTACACTCCAGTCCTGGTGTGCAAGGATCCTCTGAGGACCGTTGGCCTTGGTGATGCCATTTCTGCCGAAGGACTCCTTTATTCAGAAATCTCTTCTCAGTAA